The Leucobacter viscericola genome includes a window with the following:
- a CDS encoding bifunctional 3'-5' exonuclease/DNA polymerase translates to MTDPAPLTVRWCVLGRGVDGRVTAVDIQADGSRGAMQTVSFAELSEYVAERERNAAPRWVWSDTPTWYPTLLEAGVRVARCTDLRLSHAILRNAASVQRADELRAAEEWDVAAAVPDPEPRGLALFELERTSTLSVPHGIEKALAEFARQREALATAAEPARLGFLLAAESAGALAAVEMSTAGVPWDIAEHDRLLREALGARPASGMKPQRMVEVAEEVRAALGDPQASLDSPPKLLRALKNAGIEVSSTSQWELAEHSHPALEPLLRYKKLARLFTANGWTWMDEWVRDGRYRPVYVPGGVVTGRWASSGGGALQLPRQLRPVLRADPGWLFVSADVAQLEPRVLAAMSTDHAMAEAGRGKDLYAGVVASGAVATRDEAKIAVLGAMYGATTGDSGRLVPRLRRSFPRAMRLVDESAETGEHGGTVSTWLGRTSPPPGAEWAEVQAVANGVNATSRDEDRARRVARDFGRFTRNFVVQGTAAEWALAWIADLRTRLMDLGEATDTRPATASGVMFERRPHLVFFLHDEIIVHTPAELAEKVAEVVAETAVTAGRRMFGSVPVDFPLDLRISERAEKG, encoded by the coding sequence ATGACCGATCCTGCTCCGCTCACCGTGCGCTGGTGTGTGCTTGGGCGCGGTGTTGACGGTCGCGTAACTGCCGTTGATATTCAAGCCGACGGCTCACGCGGTGCGATGCAAACCGTGAGTTTCGCCGAGCTGTCGGAGTATGTTGCCGAACGGGAACGCAATGCGGCGCCCCGCTGGGTGTGGAGCGATACTCCAACCTGGTATCCGACGCTGCTTGAGGCGGGCGTGAGGGTCGCGCGCTGCACGGACCTGAGACTGTCGCACGCGATCCTTCGAAACGCTGCGTCGGTTCAGCGGGCAGACGAACTGCGCGCGGCTGAAGAATGGGATGTCGCCGCGGCCGTGCCCGATCCTGAACCACGCGGCCTTGCTCTGTTCGAGCTTGAACGCACCTCAACTCTCTCGGTGCCCCACGGTATTGAAAAGGCGCTCGCCGAATTCGCGCGGCAGCGTGAGGCCTTGGCCACTGCCGCGGAGCCCGCGCGGCTTGGGTTTCTGCTTGCGGCCGAGTCGGCGGGAGCCCTTGCCGCGGTCGAAATGAGTACCGCGGGGGTGCCGTGGGACATCGCCGAGCACGATCGATTGCTGCGAGAAGCGCTGGGGGCGCGGCCGGCTAGCGGCATGAAGCCGCAGCGAATGGTGGAGGTCGCAGAAGAGGTTCGGGCTGCGCTGGGCGACCCCCAAGCTAGCCTCGATTCGCCGCCGAAGCTGCTGCGTGCGCTGAAGAACGCGGGGATTGAGGTGTCGTCCACCTCGCAGTGGGAGCTAGCAGAGCACTCGCACCCCGCTCTTGAGCCGCTGTTGCGCTACAAGAAGCTAGCGCGACTGTTCACTGCCAACGGGTGGACCTGGATGGACGAGTGGGTGCGCGACGGTCGCTACCGTCCCGTGTACGTGCCCGGAGGTGTGGTGACCGGGCGCTGGGCTTCGAGTGGCGGGGGTGCGCTGCAGCTGCCCAGACAATTGCGACCCGTGCTGCGTGCGGATCCCGGCTGGCTCTTTGTGAGCGCTGATGTAGCGCAGCTTGAGCCGCGCGTGCTGGCCGCGATGTCGACGGATCACGCGATGGCGGAGGCCGGTCGCGGCAAAGACCTGTACGCCGGTGTGGTCGCCAGCGGTGCCGTTGCCACACGAGACGAAGCAAAAATTGCGGTACTCGGAGCCATGTACGGAGCAACAACCGGTGACAGCGGGAGGCTGGTGCCGAGGCTGCGGCGCAGTTTTCCGCGGGCTATGCGCCTGGTAGATGAGTCCGCCGAGACCGGCGAACACGGCGGAACCGTTTCAACCTGGCTGGGGCGCACCTCGCCACCACCCGGAGCCGAATGGGCCGAGGTACAGGCGGTTGCAAACGGCGTGAATGCTACCTCGCGAGACGAGGATCGGGCCCGCCGGGTTGCGCGTGACTTCGGCCGGTTCACCCGCAACTTTGTGGTGCAGGGAACCGCCGCGGAGTGGGCGCTTGCCTGGATCGCCGACCTGCGCACGCGCTTAATGGATCTCGGTGAGGCGACAGACACGCGGCCGGCCACGGCCTCCGGGGTGATGTTTGAGCGTCGCCCGCACCTGGTCTTCTTTCTGCACGACGAAATTATCGTTCATACACCGGCCGAACTTGCAGAGAAGGTTGCTGAGGTTGTCGCTGAAACAGCGGTGACCGCCGGGAGGCGCATGTTCGGATCAGTGCCGGTAGATTTTCCACTCGACCTGCGCATCTCGGAGCGTGCCGAGAAGGGGTAA
- a CDS encoding aminotransferase class I/II-fold pyridoxal phosphate-dependent enzyme: MPNTPLSAEASSAHAPYAEALVRHAERQPISLLIPGHQSDGEGSAAGLQDLLGSQALGLDVTGLLSGIDLGANSPRVQAEKLAAEAWGARRTWFMTNGSSQGNKTAALAIGQLGRDIVLQRSAHSSIIDGVIAAGLRSSFVIPSIDLQNGIAHCVTAESVQQAITAHPGPVTAVYVVSPSYFGAVADIPAIADVVHAAGAALIVDCAWGAHFGFHPELPASPVQQGADIVIMSTHKMAASLHQSAVIHLGNTALADELEPLLDRAYRMTASTSESSLLLASIDVARKELQHGAERIETSLALVAEFRDQVRADNLCTLIDETFADYPDIVAFDPLRIPLDITATGMTGHDLRIRLAAEEGIWVEMSTQTTIVPLVGAGKRPQLDQLLGAIARIAVSREGAAAEADAPAAWDAALSLPEPGVARLLPREAFFAKSELVPASVAVGRISADSLAAYPPGIPNLLPGEEVTAETVAFLQAVAQTSTGYVRGAADPQVSQIRVVVE; this comes from the coding sequence ATGCCTAACACTCCCCTCAGCGCTGAGGCTTCCTCCGCCCACGCACCTTACGCAGAGGCGCTCGTGCGTCACGCCGAACGCCAGCCCATCTCACTTCTGATCCCCGGTCATCAGTCCGATGGAGAAGGATCCGCCGCAGGGCTGCAAGATCTTCTGGGATCGCAAGCCCTCGGGCTCGACGTCACCGGCCTTCTCAGCGGCATCGACCTCGGCGCAAATTCACCCCGCGTTCAAGCCGAAAAGCTTGCCGCCGAGGCGTGGGGCGCTCGCCGAACCTGGTTCATGACGAACGGATCTTCCCAGGGCAACAAAACGGCCGCCCTGGCAATCGGCCAGCTGGGTCGCGACATCGTGCTGCAGCGCAGTGCCCACTCGAGCATCATCGACGGGGTCATCGCGGCCGGGCTCCGGTCCAGCTTCGTCATTCCCAGCATCGACCTGCAGAACGGGATCGCGCACTGCGTCACCGCGGAGAGCGTTCAGCAGGCGATCACTGCGCATCCCGGCCCGGTCACGGCGGTCTACGTCGTCAGCCCCAGCTACTTTGGTGCGGTCGCCGATATCCCCGCGATTGCCGACGTCGTGCACGCGGCGGGAGCCGCCCTGATCGTGGACTGCGCCTGGGGTGCGCATTTCGGGTTTCACCCCGAGCTGCCGGCCTCACCCGTGCAGCAGGGCGCTGACATCGTGATCATGAGCACCCACAAGATGGCGGCCTCGCTCCACCAGAGCGCCGTGATCCACCTCGGCAACACCGCGCTCGCTGACGAGCTTGAGCCGCTGCTTGATCGCGCCTACCGCATGACGGCCTCAACGAGCGAAAGCTCACTCCTACTCGCATCTATTGACGTGGCTCGCAAAGAACTCCAGCACGGAGCAGAGCGGATCGAAACATCGCTCGCCCTCGTCGCCGAGTTCAGAGATCAGGTGCGCGCAGATAACCTTTGCACCCTCATCGACGAGACCTTCGCCGACTACCCCGACATCGTCGCGTTTGATCCACTGCGCATTCCGCTCGACATCACGGCGACCGGCATGACCGGTCACGACCTTCGCATCCGGCTTGCCGCAGAAGAGGGCATCTGGGTTGAGATGTCGACGCAGACGACCATCGTGCCCCTCGTTGGCGCGGGCAAGCGCCCTCAGCTGGACCAGCTGCTCGGCGCCATCGCTCGGATTGCAGTTTCAAGGGAAGGAGCTGCTGCGGAAGCCGACGCTCCAGCTGCGTGGGATGCCGCGCTCTCGCTGCCCGAGCCGGGGGTCGCTCGCCTGCTGCCTCGGGAAGCGTTCTTTGCGAAGTCTGAGCTGGTGCCGGCAAGCGTCGCGGTTGGCAGGATCAGCGCCGACTCTCTCGCGGCCTACCCACCGGGCATCCCAAATCTTTTGCCGGGCGAAGAGGTCACAGCAGAGACGGTCGCGTTTTTGCAGGCGGTTGCGCAGACCTCAACCGGTTACGTGCGTGGCGCGGCCGATCCGCAGGTCTCGCAGATTCGGGTCGTTGTCGAGTAG
- a CDS encoding SOS response-associated peptidase family protein — protein MCASYGLSGSGKRIELPDGLEPMDDRDSQALLSEWMEQQSGNAKITGKNALNLNPIIRANESGKRELLMAWWWLWFSGVGPNKFSSFNSRDDKLLGPWKGAFQHRAILPADWYVEKGGKFHLPDHAPFGVAAVTSTVKRDDGSELVTYSMVTRDSVGEAAEYHPRMPLVLPQDIYREWLDPERAGDESLVSEVQHGSDEISRALTAAT, from the coding sequence ATGTGTGCGTCATATGGGTTGAGTGGCAGCGGCAAGAGGATCGAGCTGCCTGATGGGTTGGAACCGATGGATGATCGAGATTCGCAAGCACTGCTGTCGGAATGGATGGAGCAGCAGAGCGGGAACGCGAAGATCACCGGCAAGAATGCGCTCAACCTGAACCCGATTATTCGTGCGAACGAGTCGGGGAAGCGTGAGCTGCTGATGGCTTGGTGGTGGCTCTGGTTCAGCGGGGTCGGCCCCAACAAATTCTCATCATTCAACTCGCGCGATGACAAGCTGCTCGGTCCCTGGAAGGGGGCATTCCAGCACCGGGCGATCTTGCCGGCAGACTGGTACGTCGAGAAGGGCGGAAAGTTTCATCTGCCCGATCATGCGCCTTTCGGGGTTGCAGCAGTCACGAGCACCGTCAAGCGTGACGACGGCAGTGAGCTTGTCACCTACTCGATGGTCACCCGAGATTCGGTAGGGGAGGCAGCCGAATATCACCCGCGCATGCCACTCGTTTTGCCACAGGACATCTACCGGGAATGGCTCGACCCTGAGCGCGCCGGCGATGAGAGCTTGGTGTCTGAGGTGCAGCACGGATCTGACGAGATCTCGCGCGCACTCACTGCGGCCACGTGA